The Haloplanus salinarum genome includes a region encoding these proteins:
- a CDS encoding DUF7561 family protein, whose amino-acid sequence MSSDPCDGCGTDVPVAGGAGNFWTFEATTTGGVTLELADGTEHFLCFDCIERLPDDREVTADDVAALSE is encoded by the coding sequence ATGAGCTCCGACCCCTGTGACGGCTGCGGGACGGACGTTCCCGTCGCGGGCGGCGCCGGGAACTTCTGGACGTTCGAGGCGACGACGACCGGCGGCGTCACGCTCGAACTCGCGGACGGCACCGAACATTTCCTCTGTTTCGACTGCATCGAGCGCCTCCCCGACGACCGCGAGGTGACCGCCGACGACGTGGCGGCGTTGTCCGAGTGA
- a CDS encoding DUF5786 family protein has translation MSMGAYDEDEHERRAQKTGQVDLSDDDRSEFRGTLSYESGDSTEALLDQFKQLQGE, from the coding sequence ATGTCAATGGGTGCCTATGACGAGGACGAGCACGAGCGGCGCGCGCAGAAGACCGGGCAGGTCGACCTCTCCGACGACGACCGGTCGGAGTTCCGAGGGACCCTCTCGTACGAGTCCGGCGACTCCACCGAGGCCCTCCTGGATCAGTTCAAGCAACTCCAGGGGGAGTGA
- a CDS encoding DUF5784 family protein yields the protein MARPLRFRHAPGRWTDGRVRAEVFEPLDGNLGATSSRPWFKPPEGYEARRFDVDNGDTALFCWDDDGAYWLGNTETPSSLWRTEKYGFTEVPDGVADWAERELRAELHEQSPWLEPYPHLSWFFLPVFLSKDGRWTTREFFDEHAAGFPDADRDDALAFYERFLSAGILDEYRETMAGKLGTSERLDLTRMAATMGEFHTAKLLVDAGYEPRPEIEVTTGHSIDFQARTDEGEQPLVEVTRPLPPNRRSAGTPAAAVRDTAKTKTDGQLSAHAGGVVLFVDCSSFPDDDWLAVEQAQPEVGHRPAVVYRTRPDGRTTGYTKGAVPLELESAFD from the coding sequence GTGGCACGACCCCTTCGTTTTCGACACGCCCCCGGCCGCTGGACGGACGGCCGCGTCCGCGCCGAGGTGTTCGAACCGCTGGACGGCAACCTGGGTGCGACGAGCAGTCGCCCCTGGTTCAAACCCCCCGAGGGGTACGAGGCCCGGCGGTTCGACGTTGACAACGGCGACACCGCGCTCTTCTGCTGGGACGACGACGGCGCCTACTGGCTCGGCAACACGGAGACGCCGTCGAGCCTCTGGCGCACCGAGAAGTACGGCTTCACCGAGGTACCGGACGGCGTCGCCGACTGGGCGGAGCGCGAACTCCGCGCGGAACTACACGAGCAGTCGCCGTGGCTGGAACCCTATCCGCATCTCTCGTGGTTCTTCCTCCCCGTCTTCCTCTCGAAGGACGGCCGCTGGACGACCCGTGAGTTCTTCGACGAACACGCGGCGGGGTTCCCGGACGCCGACCGCGACGACGCGCTGGCCTTCTACGAGCGGTTCCTGTCGGCCGGGATCCTCGACGAATACCGCGAGACGATGGCGGGCAAGCTCGGCACCTCGGAGCGCCTGGATCTGACGCGCATGGCGGCGACCATGGGTGAGTTTCACACCGCGAAGCTGCTCGTGGACGCCGGCTACGAACCCCGGCCCGAAATCGAGGTGACGACGGGCCACTCCATCGACTTCCAGGCCCGGACCGACGAGGGCGAACAGCCGCTCGTCGAGGTGACGCGGCCGCTACCGCCGAACCGCCGCTCCGCGGGGACGCCGGCCGCCGCCGTCCGGGACACCGCGAAGACGAAGACGGACGGACAGCTGTCGGCACACGCCGGCGGCGTCGTGCTGTTCGTTGACTGCTCGTCGTTCCCCGACGACGACTGGCTAGCGGTCGAACAGGCACAGCCGGAGGTGGGACACCGGCCGGCGGTCGTCTACCGAACCCGGCCCGACGGGCGGACGACGGGCTACACGAAGGGAGCGGTACCGCTAGAACTGGAATCGGCCTTCGACTAG
- a CDS encoding DUF5789 family protein yields the protein MKFNGTGEMIDALEFPTTTDEIIAEHGDHELELQRGTERVGEVLNRLATEEFDTPEQVRLSVRSAVGHKAIGRRFYSDRDPTALGESGPTPLSL from the coding sequence ATGAAGTTCAACGGCACTGGCGAAATGATCGACGCCCTCGAATTCCCCACGACAACCGACGAGATCATCGCCGAACACGGCGACCACGAACTCGAACTCCAGCGCGGGACCGAGCGGGTCGGCGAGGTGCTGAACCGACTGGCCACCGAGGAGTTCGACACGCCCGAGCAGGTCCGTCTCTCGGTCCGCTCGGCGGTCGGACACAAGGCCATCGGCCGTCGCTTCTACAGCGACCGCGACCCGACGGCGCTCGGCGAGTCGGGCCCGACCCCGCTGTCGCTCTAG
- a CDS encoding PHP domain-containing protein, translating into MDVVADLHVHTPVSDGRLSLDALPSAARAAGVETVAITDHDRLHPDLDAPVTVRDGITVIRGVELQVETATGRLDLLGYGVEGTAGLRAELDRLQRDRIERARRMTARVEDRLGVDLDVAFEPGVGRPHVARAVDESDADCDYAGAFERFIGDDGPCYVPREVPPVDRALSLLTAACPVVSLAHPFRYADPEAALELAPQLDAVERYYPYDAPVGTERLDAVMERHDLLATGGSDAHDERLGIAGLDTAAAARITSRLPDAQP; encoded by the coding sequence ATGGACGTGGTCGCCGACCTACACGTACACACGCCCGTCTCGGACGGGCGGTTGTCCCTCGATGCCCTGCCGTCGGCCGCGCGGGCGGCCGGCGTCGAGACCGTCGCGATCACCGATCACGACCGCCTCCACCCGGACCTCGACGCCCCCGTGACCGTCCGCGACGGGATCACGGTGATCCGCGGGGTCGAACTCCAGGTCGAGACGGCGACGGGGCGGCTCGACCTGCTCGGCTACGGCGTCGAGGGGACGGCGGGGCTGCGGGCGGAACTCGACCGCCTCCAGCGCGACCGGATCGAGCGCGCCCGGCGCATGACGGCGCGGGTCGAGGACCGCCTCGGCGTCGACCTGGACGTCGCGTTCGAACCCGGCGTCGGGCGGCCACACGTCGCCCGGGCGGTCGACGAGAGCGACGCCGACTGCGACTACGCGGGCGCGTTCGAGCGGTTCATCGGCGACGACGGTCCCTGTTACGTCCCGCGCGAGGTGCCGCCGGTGGACCGCGCCCTCTCCCTGCTGACCGCGGCCTGCCCCGTCGTCTCGCTGGCCCACCCGTTCCGGTACGCCGACCCGGAAGCCGCCCTCGAACTCGCCCCACAACTCGACGCGGTCGAACGGTACTACCCGTACGACGCCCCGGTCGGGACGGAGCGCCTCGACGCGGTGATGGAGCGCCACGACCTGCTGGCGACCGGGGGGAGCGACGCCCACGACGAGCGGCTGGGCATCGCGGGTCTCGACACCGCCGCGGCCGCCCGGATCACGTCGCGTCTGCCGGATGCGCAGCCTTAA
- a CDS encoding DUF6757 family protein, which produces MKCHYCDREAAYAAEKEGIRVGLCENHFRERLEELAESDDLAALRERIDIDRTE; this is translated from the coding sequence ATGAAGTGCCACTACTGTGATCGCGAGGCCGCCTACGCGGCGGAGAAGGAGGGTATTCGCGTCGGCCTCTGCGAGAACCACTTTCGCGAGCGGTTGGAGGAGCTCGCGGAGTCCGACGACCTGGCCGCCCTCCGCGAACGGATCGACATCGACCGCACCGAGTAG
- a CDS encoding DedA family protein, whose protein sequence is MSTPPLQVAQLPTALRELVAADYGLLVLFGVFVLEGAMLLYVVPSELVVPGALALLGGSVRTAVVVVAVAVAGATVGQFALFLLAKRVGRERLLQSRWFRVSDDSLARFEGWFDRWGPVVVPLSNTLLFTRGMVTVPAGLAGMDDRRFVLLSALGTLSFESILAGLYLWFGTVL, encoded by the coding sequence GTGTCCACGCCGCCGCTCCAGGTCGCGCAACTGCCCACCGCCCTCCGCGAGCTGGTCGCCGCCGACTACGGTCTGCTGGTCCTCTTCGGCGTGTTCGTCCTCGAGGGCGCGATGTTGCTCTACGTCGTCCCGAGCGAACTCGTCGTTCCGGGTGCCCTCGCGCTCCTCGGGGGCTCCGTCCGGACCGCCGTCGTCGTCGTCGCCGTCGCCGTCGCCGGCGCGACGGTCGGGCAGTTTGCCCTCTTCCTCTTGGCCAAGCGGGTCGGCCGGGAACGGCTCCTCCAGTCCCGGTGGTTCCGCGTCAGCGACGACTCCCTCGCCCGCTTCGAGGGGTGGTTCGACCGCTGGGGGCCGGTGGTGGTCCCCCTGAGCAACACGCTCCTGTTCACGCGGGGGATGGTGACGGTGCCCGCCGGCCTCGCCGGCATGGACGACCGGCGGTTCGTGCTCCTCTCGGCGCTCGGCACCCTCTCTTTCGAGTCGATACTGGCCGGGCTCTACCTCTGGTTCGGGACGGTACTGTGA
- the hemB gene encoding porphobilinogen synthase, producing the protein MDQTDRPRRLRRDGVRSLVSETELRATDLVAPVFVDATTDERVPIESMPGHERVPVDEAVDRVEEVLATGVEAVILFGVPESKDNEGSRAWAPDGVVQRATRDVTEATDATVITDVCLCEYTDHGHCGVLEADARDDPTLTVDNDATLDRLARTAVSHAEAGAEMVAPSSMTDGMVGAIRTALDDAGFADVAIMSYAAKYESAFYGPFRDAADGAPAFGDRRHYQMDPANTREALREVRLDVQQGADVLMVKPGLPYLDVVSAVRREFDRPVAAYNVSGEYAMLHAAAEKGWLDLEAVARESLLSLKRAGADLIVTYFAEDVAPDCRDA; encoded by the coding sequence ATGGACCAGACAGACCGCCCGCGGCGACTACGCCGGGACGGCGTCCGCTCGCTGGTCAGCGAGACCGAACTCCGCGCGACCGACCTCGTGGCGCCCGTGTTCGTCGACGCGACGACCGACGAGCGGGTGCCCATCGAGTCGATGCCCGGACACGAACGGGTCCCCGTCGACGAGGCGGTCGACCGCGTCGAGGAAGTGTTGGCGACGGGCGTCGAGGCCGTCATCCTCTTCGGGGTGCCGGAATCGAAGGACAACGAGGGCTCGCGCGCCTGGGCGCCGGACGGCGTCGTCCAGCGAGCGACCCGCGACGTCACCGAGGCGACGGACGCGACGGTCATCACCGACGTGTGTCTCTGTGAGTACACCGACCACGGCCACTGCGGGGTGTTGGAGGCGGACGCCCGCGACGATCCGACCCTGACCGTCGACAACGACGCGACCCTGGACCGACTGGCACGGACGGCCGTCTCCCACGCCGAGGCGGGGGCGGAGATGGTAGCCCCGTCGAGCATGACCGACGGGATGGTTGGCGCCATCCGGACGGCGCTCGACGACGCCGGCTTCGCCGACGTGGCGATCATGTCCTACGCGGCGAAATACGAGAGCGCCTTCTACGGTCCCTTCCGCGACGCGGCCGACGGCGCCCCCGCCTTCGGCGACCGGCGACATTACCAGATGGACCCCGCGAACACGCGGGAGGCGCTCCGCGAGGTGCGACTCGACGTCCAGCAGGGTGCGGACGTGCTGATGGTGAAACCCGGCCTCCCCTACCTCGACGTCGTGAGCGCCGTCCGCCGGGAGTTCGACCGACCCGTCGCCGCCTACAACGTCAGCGGCGAGTACGCGATGCTCCACGCCGCCGCCGAGAAGGGGTGGCTCGACTTGGAGGCCGTCGCCCGGGAGTCGTTGCTCTCGCTCAAGCGTGCGGGTGCCGACCTGATCGTGACCTACTTCGCCGAGGACGTCGCGCCCGACTGCCGGGACGCGTGA